A stretch of Paenibacillus sp. URB8-2 DNA encodes these proteins:
- a CDS encoding lipopolysaccharide biosynthesis protein yields MIAKRSFLNVSIGLLSQLVTIALSFFIPRLIMLNYGSEANGLVASITQIIAYLSLLEAGVGAASIQALYRPIGQNDRSKINDILAATSIYYKKTGLYYFAAVVLIAVVYPFVIESGFDALTVMAVVALSGLGGAVNYYFQGKFRVLLLAEGKSYIESSVGTIANIVNSLVRIVLLLQGFNIIAVQAVYFIVILLQIVFYRFYIRKYYSWIDLNRKPDYGAISQKNSALIHELSYLIFRNTDILVLTVFTNLKIVSIYVLYNMVFNFVDNLVHMVTGSFKFALGQSYFDNREKFMKMYNMYETYYTGFIFAVISVVTIMILPFMHLYTAGIKDNNYIDVLLPLLFATAKLLMNARAPVDNVIEIAGHFRSTQGRSILESVINLVCSIGFVLLFGIYGVLLGTIAALLYRSTDMIIYANRRLMERSPWLTFKKWGANIAVFVFIYLVVESVSIPIHSYLSFVMWGIMLSALIFPIYFTVNSLFEKDGFALLPGLAKKITSRFGIGKKPAAQGGSQ; encoded by the coding sequence ATGATTGCCAAACGCAGCTTTCTCAATGTCTCCATCGGGTTGCTCAGCCAACTGGTTACCATTGCGCTCAGCTTTTTTATTCCCAGGCTGATTATGCTGAATTACGGTTCGGAAGCCAATGGGCTAGTCGCCTCCATCACACAGATCATCGCCTATTTATCCCTGCTGGAAGCTGGCGTCGGCGCCGCGTCGATTCAGGCCCTCTATCGGCCGATCGGTCAAAATGACCGTTCCAAGATCAATGATATTTTGGCTGCAACCTCGATTTATTACAAAAAAACAGGGCTTTATTATTTTGCCGCTGTCGTATTGATAGCGGTTGTTTATCCATTTGTGATCGAATCCGGATTTGACGCGCTGACGGTCATGGCGGTTGTGGCGCTCAGCGGACTGGGCGGCGCGGTCAACTATTATTTTCAAGGGAAGTTCAGAGTGCTGCTGCTGGCCGAAGGGAAGAGTTACATCGAATCCTCGGTTGGCACAATTGCCAATATCGTAAACAGTCTGGTCCGTATTGTGCTGCTGCTTCAAGGCTTTAATATTATCGCTGTGCAAGCGGTTTATTTCATCGTCATCCTGCTGCAAATCGTGTTCTACCGTTTCTATATCCGTAAATATTACAGCTGGATTGATCTTAACCGGAAACCCGATTATGGGGCGATCAGCCAAAAGAATTCCGCGCTTATCCACGAACTGTCCTATCTGATATTCAGAAATACGGATATTTTGGTGCTGACCGTCTTTACCAATCTGAAAATCGTCAGTATCTACGTTCTGTACAATATGGTGTTCAACTTCGTAGACAATCTCGTGCATATGGTCACCGGCAGCTTCAAATTTGCGCTCGGCCAAAGCTATTTCGACAACCGGGAGAAGTTTATGAAAATGTACAATATGTACGAGACGTACTATACCGGTTTTATCTTTGCGGTGATCAGTGTGGTTACGATTATGATTCTGCCGTTCATGCATCTGTACACGGCCGGGATCAAAGACAACAACTACATCGATGTTCTGCTGCCTCTACTGTTCGCAACGGCCAAGCTGCTGATGAATGCCCGGGCTCCGGTGGACAATGTGATCGAAATTGCCGGCCATTTCCGCAGCACCCAGGGAAGATCGATTCTGGAATCCGTCATCAATCTCGTCTGTTCCATCGGATTTGTCCTGCTGTTCGGAATCTATGGGGTATTGCTGGGCACGATTGCGGCACTGCTCTACCGCTCGACGGATATGATTATTTATGCCAACCGCAGGCTTATGGAACGCAGTCCGTGGCTCACCTTTAAGAAGTGGGGGGCCAATATCGCGGTATTCGTCTTTATTTATCTGGTCGTGGAGAGCGTCAGTATCCCTATTCATTCCTACTTATCGTTCGTAATGTGGGGAATCATGCTGTCTGCGCTGATCTTTCCGATTTATTTTACAGTCAAT